TTACCTATTAGAGGGAAAAAGCTAACAAAAAATTTTTTTAACAATTGTAATCTCATCCGAAGAAGTATTGCAGCAGGTCGCTCGTCAATAAAAGTTCCGACCCTTGAGAGACAGACTTTAAACAAAGTAGCGTTTATCCTAGTTAGATAGCACTCTATTGAATGGCATAAGTGGTAACGCAATTAAGCACGAGCGTACAAATTAGATTGATAAAAAAGTAAAGGAAAATTTTTTATGCAGGCAGGTTGGAGAATCGGAAGTATATTTGGAATTCCACTCTACATTGACCCCTCGTGGCTAATTATATTGGGTATTTTTACATTTGCCAACGGGTATAACTTGCAAGAGGCTTATCCGCAATGGAAATTGGTTACATCTTGGGGGATTGGCTTTTCGATCGCTATACTGCTGTTTGGCTCAGTACTGTTGCACGAATTGGGTCACAGTTTGGTAGCGCGATCGCAAGGAATTAAGGTTAGCTCAATTACCTTGTTTCTTTTTGGTGGAATTGCGTCGATCGATCGAGAATCTCAAACACCTGGTTTGGCTTTTCAAGTAGCGATCGCAGGGCCTTGCGTGAGTATAATCTTGTTTGGGTTACTGAATCTGCTAAGTTATCTATTGCCGCCGTTGAGTCCCGCGCAAGTTTTAGTTGCACATTTGGCAAATATCAATCTAGTGTTAGCTTTGTTTAACCTCATTCCCGGTCTTCCGTTGGATGGTGGGCAGATTTTGAAAGCAGCAGTATGGAAGCTCAAAGGCGATCGCTTTCAAGGTATCCATTGGGCAGCCCGCACCGGACAAATTTTAGGATGGGTAGCAATTATCTTTAGCGGTTTCAGTTACATAATCACATCAGAACCCGGTATACTCTGGATGGGTTTACTGGGCTGGTTTGTGTTGCGGAATGCCAGCGCTTACGACCAAATCACCAACCTACAAGAAAGCTTGTTGCAGCTAACAGCCGCAGACGCTATGACGAGAGAATTCCGCGTTATCGATGCAGATATGACGCTGCGCCAATTTGCAGACGATTACCTCTTACAAGCTACCCAGCCGGAGGTTTACTTTGCGGCTTCGGACGGTCGCTATCGGGGTCTAGTCTCGCTAGATGATTTTCGGGCGCTGGAACGCAGCGAGTGGGAAACTCAAACAGTTCGCAGTATTGTCAAGCCTTTGGATGCGATCGACACCGTGGAAGAAAAGACGCCCTTGGTGGAAGCGATCGAGCGGATGGAAAGTGACAAATTATCCAGAATTACAGTCCTTTCACCGGCAGGTACTGTGGCTGGTATTATCGATCGCGGCGATATTGTACGAGCAATGGCCCAAAAGCTGAACGTTAAAATATCGGAGGCTCAAATCAAACGGATCAAAGAAGAAGGTAGCTATCCCCCCGGATTACCCATTCCAGCGATCGCCCAAGCAGCCGCAGAGTCAACCGCAACGCAAACTAAAGAACCTCTCTCAACCTGAAAAACTAGGGTCTAGGGGAAAAGTTAAAGTTGTCCTAACCGACCTTCATCTATTGCTATAGTTATTTTTTGGTAGATCGCAACTGTCTGCTACCAAGCAAATACCGCCAGAGTCCAGGATGTCGGCGATTTAGTCCCATATCTCTCTGCGAGAGAAGGCGCTGTTTTGTCAAAAACTGATGATTATTTAATTGCCACAAGTGCGCCAATTATGCCAGGGGATCGTATATTAGTAAGATGATTGCAAATTTATGTGTTTCAGATTTCAAATTTGCTAGTGTTTCCCGCAAGTTGCGTGTAGCTTGTTTTGCGGAAAGACTACACCCACCCTCAGACCAAAGATTAACCGAAAATTTGAAATTGGAAATCTAAAATCTGAAATTCTCAGTAAATACGCTTTGGCTTCTATGGCAAGAGGTATTAAAAATGAACCTTTTTTTCCTCATTCCTCTGGCAATAGTGCCAGTCGCACTATTCATCTTTAAAAATTCGGCTGATGAAATGGCCTATCTCTCGGCTGCCATTTCAGTTGTGGGCTTAATTTTGAGTTTAGTTTTAGCACCTTGGCAGATTCAGATATTTCTGCTTGCAGTTGTAGCGATCGCGGCTAGAAAATTGTGGTTGTCGGCTATGAGCCAAGAGGAATCTGAGCCAGAAAAGGAAATAAAGCTCAGTTATCGGGGCCTCAACTACGAACATAATCCTCCGGAAGTTAAACTGACTGGAGATGAGATTATAGGAAAATATCGCGGTCAAGTTTGGAAATCTCCAATCGCAGAAGAACCCACCATAATTCAGCCAACCTTTACGCTCAAGTATCGAGGTGCTAGCGTTAACTATCAAAAATCAGTCACGGGAGCGATGACGCAGACGGATCGAGAGGAAAAACCTCTAAAATTGGCTGCGCCAAAATGGCGTGGAATTCTAACTCAGACAGAGGCTGCATCTGAAACTCAACCTGAAAACAACGCTCAGCCGCAGCAATCAATTCCTCCACAACAATTTGGATCGGCGCTTCTGCCCGTTGAATAATCGGTATGTCGATCGGGGGCGGTACAGCAGTCTCAAACACTTGGGCGAACAAGGTGCGATCTGGGTGCAAGCGTATGGAACCGTGCTGCAAAATAGCATTACCGCGATAAAGTTGAGCGCTACCGATCAACTTGGAATTATCTGCTAAAACTAAATCAGCTGCGGTGGCTGTCCCAAAACAATTGGGGTTGTGAATATAGCCGCGTCCAGCCAAACCGTAGTGTAACTCGACACCGAGCGATCGCCAACCCGCAATCAAAAATTCGCAAAGCTGTTGATAAACTTGGGTGCGACTGCCACTCAATCCAGAAGTAATCACAGCATAGGTTAAATCTCCTTGGTGCAGAACAGCTCGCCCACCGGTAGGACGTCGCACCAGTTCGATCGGTTGTCCTTGCCAAGTCAGGTGCTGCCAAAATTCCGGCCACTGACGCTGATGATAGCCTAACGAAATAGCCGGTGGACTCCAAGTGTAAAACCGCAAAGTGGGAGGATGCAAGCCTTGACGGTGCTGTTCGAGCAACCACAGATCGATCGCCATCTGCACTCTACCCGCAGCTTCAAACAGCGGTATTAAACGCCAAACAGGTTTGTCAACAGTCATTAGTTAGTTGTGATGATAATTTCAGATTTCAAATTTTAAATTGCAGATTTAAATAAAATTGCAATTTAAAATTTGAAAATTTTGCATAACTATTGATTATTGACCGAATTGTTCCTGCAAAGATTCGTCGTTATTATCTGCGATCGTTGCCACAATCGTAATAGCACGAGAAACTTCACCGGGGGAAAGCTCAGCCACAGTGCGAGAGGTTATGACGACAACTTGCTCGTTTACTATTGCAAAACGAGCCTCAAAAGTCTCAGCCCCATTCATTTCCAAAAGCTTACGCATCAATTGGGGTTCGTTCTTAGCAGGTAACTTTAGCACCGAAGACCACACAGTCAAGCTGTCATTATCTGTCGAACCGGTGAGATGTACAAACACTTCAACAGTACCGTACTTAAACTTCCAAATCTGACCGGCCTCCGTTTGGCTGACCATCGCGCTGTCTTCCTGTGCCATGCTAGAGATGACGGTTTGAATCACCTCGACGTAATC
This genomic window from Aerosakkonema funiforme FACHB-1375 contains:
- a CDS encoding YbjN domain-containing protein encodes the protein MTTYQPDPQTVATQTLASNELVDELLEETTEIDYVEVIQTVISSMAQEDSAMVSQTEAGQIWKFKYGTVEVFVHLTGSTDNDSLTVWSSVLKLPAKNEPQLMRKLLEMNGAETFEARFAIVNEQVVVITSRTVAELSPGEVSRAITIVATIADNNDESLQEQFGQ
- a CDS encoding site-2 protease family protein produces the protein MQAGWRIGSIFGIPLYIDPSWLIILGIFTFANGYNLQEAYPQWKLVTSWGIGFSIAILLFGSVLLHELGHSLVARSQGIKVSSITLFLFGGIASIDRESQTPGLAFQVAIAGPCVSIILFGLLNLLSYLLPPLSPAQVLVAHLANINLVLALFNLIPGLPLDGGQILKAAVWKLKGDRFQGIHWAARTGQILGWVAIIFSGFSYIITSEPGILWMGLLGWFVLRNASAYDQITNLQESLLQLTAADAMTREFRVIDADMTLRQFADDYLLQATQPEVYFAASDGRYRGLVSLDDFRALERSEWETQTVRSIVKPLDAIDTVEEKTPLVEAIERMESDKLSRITVLSPAGTVAGIIDRGDIVRAMAQKLNVKISEAQIKRIKEEGSYPPGLPIPAIAQAAAESTATQTKEPLST
- a CDS encoding lipoate--protein ligase family protein, with amino-acid sequence MTVDKPVWRLIPLFEAAGRVQMAIDLWLLEQHRQGLHPPTLRFYTWSPPAISLGYHQRQWPEFWQHLTWQGQPIELVRRPTGGRAVLHQGDLTYAVITSGLSGSRTQVYQQLCEFLIAGWRSLGVELHYGLAGRGYIHNPNCFGTATAADLVLADNSKLIGSAQLYRGNAILQHGSIRLHPDRTLFAQVFETAVPPPIDIPIIQRAEAPIQIVVEELIAAAERCFQVEFQMQPLSELEFHAILAQPILEVFPLDPSASSLP